The Paenibacillus sp. FSL R7-0345 DNA segment CTCAAATACGAGGGAGGTGTTCCTGTGTCAGGCAGCAAGCTGCTGCAAAGTCCGTTACGTTTCAATCAGCAGCAAAATAATGGAGGACAGCGACAGGCAGACGCTGACCAGATAAAGTACGGCCACAACCTGCTTCTGGTTCAGTCCGGCCTTCAGCAGCCGGTAGTGCACCTGGCTGGCATCGGCCTGATAAATCGCTTTGCCCTGAAGGAACCGCTTGATCACGACAAAGATATTGTCGAAGATCGGCACGCCGAGCGCCAGAATCGGGATGAACAGAGACAGCATCGTAGCCTGCTTAAACGCCCCGTCCAGCGCAATAACGGCCAGAATGAAGCCCATGAAGGTAGCGCCGGCATCACCCATGAAGATTTTGGCAGGGGCTTTGTTGAAGCGCAGATAAGCCAATGTAACACCCACCAGGGAAATCGCCATGATTGCGGAAGCGGATTGACCCTTGGTAAGCGCAACGATAAACAGTGTAATGGCTGAAATCGCTGTAAGACCGCCGGCCAGACCGTCCATGCCGTCAGAGAAGTTGATTACTGTCGTAACGCCGAAGATCCAGACGATCGTCAGAATAAACTGCAGGATGAACGGCAGGGAGACATAATCTCCCGAGAACGGGTTAATGAAGCCGGTAAAGGCATTGCCGGACAGAAAGACAAGAATGGCCGCCGCAATCTGGACAACGAATTTGGGCAATGCCGGGAAATCCTTGCCTTTGGTTTTGTACCAGTCATCAATAGTACCTATAGTGAGCAGAAGCACCCCGCCAATAAAGAGGGCGAGCGTCTCCAGCGAGAAATCACGTGCGAACAGCAGGTATGTAATGAAAAACCCGATAAATATCGCATAGCTGGCTGTCAGGGGAATAGGCTCCCTGTGGATTTTGCGCTCTACATCCTCGCGGGGCCTGTCCACAAAATCAAGCCGGAACGCAAGCCTGCCAAGCGGAGGGATGAGCAGATAAACGATACAAAACGATACCAGAAATGCCAAAACGTAAAAAATGACAATCACCACCGTTGATTTTTTTAAAAGATAAGCTTAAGATGTTCCACGATAAATTGTCTTATGTGCAGGGCTGTCTCGATTATATCGCAGAGGGCATTACCTTGTCGATTGTACATAAATTTTGGAGGCTGATGATGAAATACGATGTAATTCTGTTTGATGCGGACGATACGTTGTTTGACTATGGCATGGCTGAGGGCCAGGCGTTTCTGAATGTGTTCACCCATTTCGGGCTGCCGGCCGGAGCACAGGAGTATGCTGACAGCTACCAGGAAATTAACCGTGCGCTGTGGGCTGATCTGGAGGCGGGGCAGATTACCTCTGCTGCGCTGCGGGTGGAGCGTTTCAACCGGCTGTTTGTGCGGCATAATCTGCAGTATAATCCGGAGGAATTCAGCGCGGCGTATCTGCGGTTTCTGGGGGAAGGCACGTTTCTGATCCAGGGAGCGGTTGAGCTGTGCGGTGCGCTTGAAGGCTGCAGACTGGCGATTATCACGAACGGGTTCAGGGATGTGCAGCTGTCCCGGATTAAGGGCTCGCCGCTTGCGGAGACGTTTGAGCAGATCATTATTTCGGAGGAAGCGGGCCATCAGAAGCCGGGGGCGGGGATCTTTGATTATGCATTTGACAAGCTTGGCATCTCTGATAAAAGCAGGGTGCTGATTGTCGGCGACTCGCTGACCTCCGATATCCGGGGCGGGATTAATTATGGCATTGATACCTGCTGGTTCAATCCTTTGGCCAAGACTAACAGCGCCGGTGTTACGCCGACCTATGAAATCCGTGAACTGTCAGAGCTGCTGGATATCGTAAAATAAAAAGCGGCTTGGCGGCGGTAACGGCTGTGTTTTGCCCAGGTGAAAGGTTGGAAGGCTTCTTCCGGTGTTTAATATATTAGGACACAGTATTTATTTCCACATTATCCTAATATACGGGGGAGGACTTTTTATGAAAATGAACAAAAAATGGCTGATCACCGCAGTTGCCGCAGGTATGGCGCTGACCGGTTCAGCCGGTGTATATGCCGGAGCCAAGCTTCAGGAGATCAAGGCTTACCTGAACAACAGCATTGGTGTAGTCGTGGACGGCACGCCATACTGGCTGAGAGACGGCAACGGCAAAACCTTAAGACCGATTACCTACGAGGGCCTTACGTATTTGCCGGTGCGCTCGGTTGCTGAGGCGCTGGATGTGCCGATTACGTATGATGCCGCGAATTATAAAGTCCGGATCGGCAGCGGTGCGGAAGCGGGAGCCTCTACAGGCTCTGGTTCGGGTTCAGGTTCGGGAGCTGCTGCGCCTGTAGAGAGCACGATGCGGCCGGTTAACCTGCCGCAGGATTTTCCGATACCGAGTGACGCTATTATCGCGACTACACTGGATACGGATGCCGACGGCGTGAAGAAGGCTGCATTCAGTTATTCCACGCAGGAATCACTGGAGACGATGGGTTTTGTATACAATGAATATGTCAAAATCAAACGGCTCGACAATGCCTCGCAGACGGTGTCAGCAACCACAGTGAAAATTACCGGCCGGCTGGGCGGCACAAGTCCGGTTTCGATTACTGGCAAGCCGTCTACGGCGCGTCCCGGGTTTAATATCTTTACCATTACCTGGTCGGAGAGCTGAGGGCTTACGGGGACAGGTGCAAATAGAAACAGCTGCGTTCCTGTGCGGAACGCAGCTGTTTAAGCTGGGCTAGTGTATAAATGTTGTTTGACTCAGGATTGCTGGCGGGTATCCAGCGGTTTGAGGTAAGCTTCGATCTGCTCCCGCTTTGCTTCCAGGAACGGAGGCAGGGCAAGGGATTCGCCGAGATGCTCCAGCGGCTCGTCGGTGGCAAAGCCCGGACCATCCGTAGCCAGCTCGAACAGGATGCCGTTCGGCTCGCGGAAGTACAGGGACCGGAAGTAGAAGCGGTCCACAAAGCCGGAGTTGGGCAGCTGCACGGCGCGGATCCGCTCGATCCATTGTTTCAGCTCCGTATCGTTGTCTACCCGGAAGGCGACATGGTGCACGCCGCCCCGGCCGAGGCGCTCCTGCGGCAGATCATTGCGCTCCTCCAGATGCACCTCAGCGCCGGAGCCCCCTTCGCCGGTCTCAAATACCACGATGTCCGGCTGTCCGGCCGCCGGCGAAGGATAGCTTCCTTTGCGGCGGAAGCCCATCAGATCCTGCAGGACGAGCGTTGTCGGCTCGGCGTCCTCTACGGTCAGATGAGCCGGGCCAAGGCCGGTGATGCCGTATTCCGCCGGCACCGGGCTGGCCGGCCATGGCTTGCCGCCGGCTACCCCCTGGTTGTTCTGGTCGGAGACCAGCAGGAACCGCTGGCCCTCATGATCGCGGAAGCCGAGTGTAAGGCGGCCGCCGCGGTCAGCGGTTCCGGCGTCATGGTCCACGTTGAAGGCTGTAAAGCGCTCCTTCCAGTAATCCAGTGCCTTATCATCCGGTACGCGCAGCGACAGGGCGGAGATGCTGTTGTTACCGTCCCGGTTGCGTCCGGCGTTCGGGAGCTCAAAAAAAGTCAGCTCTGTGCCCGGATTACCGGCTTCATCGCCGTAGAACAGGTGATAGACGGAGATGTCATCCTGGTTGACTGTCTTTTTGATCAGCCGCAGTCCAAGTACTTCGGTGTAAAATTTGTAGTTTTCCGGCGCTTTGGCTGTAATGGCGGATACATGGTGCAGGCCTTTTAGTGTTAAACTCATGATAGATCCTCCTCAGGATTGTGTTGTTATGGAATGGTGTAAGCGTATTTTTTGAATGTTGTGAGTGAAGTTCACAGCAGGAAAAGGTGTAGCTCACGGATGCTTTTCATTATTTCATTATTTACAAAAGGACTGGAGTTATTTTAGTGAAATTATTTAAGTTACTATAATTTTAATAGTAAGTTAGTTGAATTGCAAGTGGAAACTACATATCGGTCTTAAAAAGGAGTGTACTGCCATGCATACAAAAATCAGCCTGCTCAACCAGTTGAAGGAGCTCGGAATCAATCCGAAAGGAACCTTGCTGGTCCATTCCTCCTTAAAAAGCATCGGAACCGTGGAGGGAGGCGCAGATACCGTACTGGATGTACTGTCAGAGTATATGAAGGACGGGCTGCTTGTCCTGCCTACACATACCTGGTCGTACATAGATGCGGCTAATCCGCGCTTCTCTGTGCAGGGTTCACCATCCTGTGTTGGCGTTCTGCCGGAGCTGTTCCGGAAACGTCCAGGCGTTATCCGTTCATGGCATCCTACCCACTCTGTTGCTGCCCTTGGGCGGGATGCCGAAGCTTTTACCGCCGGGGATCATTGCTGGGATACTCCCTGCGCCCGGGGTTCTGTCTATGGCAAGCTGCTGGACCGGGAAGCGGAGATTATGCTGCTTGGCGTAGATCTGCGGCGCAACACTTTCATTCACGGCATAGAGGAGTGGCTGGATATTCCAGGCCGGATGACCGATGAGCCGGAGCAGCTGTACACGGTTACGCCGGACGGAACCGAGATTGCCGTACCGTCGCGCAGGCACTGCGGACTGTCGTGGTCGCAGCATTTCTGGAAGGTGGAGCATGTGCTGGAGGATGGCGGAGCGCTGCGGAGAGGACAGTTTGGCGATGCCCCTGTCATGATTTGCGGGGCTGCGGAGACTACAGACATCCTAAGCCGCATGCTGGCCGTGAATCCGGACCTGTTCGGAGATAACGAGCCGCTGAACGGCCGGTTTGTACCTGAACCGCTGCCCAAGACTTCGCGGGGATTGCCGCAGTATGGTACCGGCCCGAGTTAGTGGACGGGACGTATGCGTACATAGCTGTTTATTTTTCAGCGCTGCTGTAGATCATATTGGCTGTCTTTGAGTTTGAGTTTGGTATTAGCTATAGGTTGCTCAAGGCTGGTGGGTATTTGTTGAGCAGCGAGCAGCAGAAGGTAATTGATTGACATTGTCTGGGAATACATGGTAAGCTGGCTACAAATTTACGCCGCAGATGGCTTAGGGAGGAGCAGGAACAATGCAGACGCTGAACAGGGATGAACACATTAGCCGACTTTTTGACCGGGAGCTAGCCATACCTTTCGCACGTCCGGCATATTCCTATCCAGAGGAAACTCAGGTTTCACGCAGCACTCCCTTGCCCTGGGTCAGGCAGATCTGATTCTGCACCCTTATCTATGGCAATATCGGGATCTCAGGCTGCGTGTACCGCAGCCTTTTTCTTTGACCTTTTGTAAGAGGCGGAGAGAAGGGCGGCGCGACGCAGCCTTTTTGCTGTTATTAGGCAGAATGCAGGCAAGGTTAGAGGAGAGAGTCCCGCTAACGGTACTGAACCCCGAGCTCTAGCACCTGAATAAAGGGGGGGATCCCACTAGTGGTACTGAAGCCGGGCTCTCGCACTGAAATAAAGGGAAAAATCCCACTAAAGGTACTGAAAGCCGGGCTCTGACACTGAAATAAAGGGAAAAATCCCACTAAAGGTACTGTAAGTCGGGCTCTAACACTGAAATAAAGGGAAAAATCCCACTAAAGGTACTGTAAGTCGGGCTCTAACACTGAAATAAAGGGAAAAATCCCTTTGATCGTGGCGCCAGCGGCGTCTTAACCCCCATATTCCCTGAAAGGAGAGAGAGTAATGAACACAGTATTGAGATGGAATGAGCAGGATATAGAGCGGGAAGCAGTACATGGCATACAGCCGGGCACAGGTTGTGATCTGAAGCAGGCTCCAGCCCCAGCCCCAATCCCGGCAACAGATCCCGAGCCACTTCTGTATCCGCAGTCCCTTCGTTACGCCACATCCAGACGGCGCGGCGGGGAGCGCGGGCTTTATCCATCCGGCAGCTATCCATCTCATCCCGCCCTCTCCCCCTCCCCCTCTCACAGGGAGCAGCGGTTTAGGCGTGGTCTGCATTAGCCGCAACACGGCACAGCCGTGCTGCGGCCCCAGATCCAGGATGAGAGCCGCCGGATTGCGCAAGGTTTCGCTATGCCTGTTTACAGGCAGGAGCAGAGACGGGCGCAGGCCGGCGGCTTTTTATATATAAATTAGAACTACAGGAGGAGAAATAATGAACAAAAGCATCAAATCGCACGGCAACAACCACTATCAGCTGGAACTCCCGCACGGATCGCTGCATGTGTTCGCCAATCAGGAAATTTTCGGGTCTTTTGAAGAAAAAGTGTTTGAGATGGCTGATAACAATCTGCGGATTCCGCGCAATAAATATATGGCTTATACACCGGATGCGCATGTCGGCGTGGGGACCTGTATCGGCACAACGGCGGTGTGGAATATGAAGGACGGGATGGTCTCGCCTTCGATTGTCGGTGTGGATATCGGCTGCGGGATGCGCGTGCACACGACGCCGCTGCATAAGCGGGACCTGCAGGATAAGGAGATCCGCCGGAGACTGATCGAAGCCATCGAAAAATATGTCCCGACCAATGAACGCGTCAACAGCAACTATGCCGACATCGATATTATGGAAGTTGTGCGCAGCGGCCTAAACGGTCTGCCGGAAAAATATATCCCGTCCCCGCAATGGATCACCCATGTGGAGGAAAGCAACTTCCGTTATGACCATACTGCGCTGGAGCAGCTGCCGCCCAAAATCCGCAAAAATGCCCATGGCCAGCTCGGGACTCTGGGAAGCGGTAATCATTTTTGTGAAATTCAGTACCTGGAGATCGCTGAGGAGCATAAGGAGCTGGCGGCAAAATGGGGTCTTTTCGACGGCGGTGTTGTCGTCATGATCCATTCGGGCTCGCGTGCCTGGGGAGCAATGGTCGGCCGGGAGCATACGAAGACTATTAAAGAAGCAATGCATCTCTGGGGTGTAACGAACCCAGATCCGAACCTGAACTACGCGCCGGTCAGCAGCCGTGAAGGCCAGACGTATCTGAATCTGATGTACTCTGCGCTGAACTTTGCCGTGACCAACCGGCATATGATTGCGTTCGGGGTACAGGAGGGCTTTCGTGAGCTGTTCGGACCACAGTTTGAAATGCCGGTGCTGTATGACCTGATGCATAACTATGCGTTAAAAGAGTTCCACCGCGGGCAGCCGATGCTGGTGCACCGTAAGGGGGCGACACGGGCGCTGCCGCCGGGGCATTTTTTGAACACGCCGGTGTACAAAGCTACAGGGCATCCGGCGCTCATCCCCGGCTCAATGGGTACCTCATCGTACATTATGCTCGGCCGCGAGGAGGGCTTGAAGAACTTTTATTCCATTTGTCATGGAGCCGGCCGGGTGCGTTCGAGAAGAGCGACACGGCTGGCGGTGACTGTGGATGAGTTCAGCCAGTCGCTGCGGGTCGGTACGGACGAGGAGATTACGGTTAACCACCGTTCCCTGGATACCATTCTCGATGAATGTCCGCAAGCCTATAAGGACGTAGACCAGATTATCGACAGCATCACAGGTGCCGGGCTGGCTGATGTGGTAGCCAAGTGTAAACCAATGGCTGTAATTAAAGGCATTTAGCTCTGGAAATTCCCGCTTAAATCGGTCAGACAAATTCAAATCCAATGTTCTGGGCCAGTCTCTGGCTTGTCCCTATCAATGTATGGTATATTATTCTCACAAAAAACAAAGTAAGGAGATTGGAAATGGAAAAAACACTCGTCTTTGGACACAAAAATCCGGACACGGATACAATCTGTTCAGCTATTGCGTATGCGGCACTAAAGAAAGAACTGGGCTGGGATGCTGAAGCGGTACGCCTGGGAGAAGTAAGCGGGGAAACTCAATTTGCGCTGGATCAATTCGGCGTGGCTGCACCCCGTCTTGTTACAAATGTTGCCGGAGAAGCCGCTCAGGTGATTCTGGTTGACCATAACGAACGCCAGCAGAGTGCAGACGGAATTGAGCAGGTCCGCGTAGTTGAAGTAATCGACCACCACCGGATCGCCAACTTCGAAACCGCACATCCGCTCTACTATCGTGCTGAGCCTGTAGGCTGCACAGCGACTATCCTGAACAAGCTGTACAAAGAAAACGGTGTAACCATTCCTAAAGAAATTGCCGGCCTGATGCTGTCCGCAATCATTTCCGATTCCCTGCTGTTCAAATCGCCGACCTGCACCGAGCAGGACGTAGCTGCTGCACGTGAGCTGGCTGAAATCGCTGGTGTAAATGCAGAAGAATACGGTCTGGATATGCTCAAAGCCGGGGCTGACCTCAGCGATAAGAGCATTGCCCAGCTGATCTCCCTGGATGCTAAAGAATTCAAAATGGGAGACTACAAGGTAGAAATCGCCCAGGTCAACGCGGTTGACGTTAACGATGTGCTCTCCAAGCAGGCTGAGCTGGAAGCAGCTCTAACAGCCATTATTGCTGAAAAAGAACTGGATCTCTTCCTGTTCGTAGTAACCGACATCCTGAACAACGACTCTGTAGGTCTGGCGCTCGGCCGTCTCGCTGGTGCAGTAGAGCAGGCTTACAATGTGAAGCTGGATGACAACAAAGCGCTGCTTAGAGGCGTTGTTTCCCGCAAGTCACAGATCGTACCTGTACTGACTGAAACAATCGCTAAGCTGTAGTCATTATTAGAGGACAATCAGGCATACCAGCTGACGGTCCATATTTTTAAGCAGCAAGCCTCTGCCTTGGACCTGTGGTCGTTAGGGCAGGGGCTTTTTTTGCCAAAATAGGCTCCGGCGTTCTATACTTAATGTACATCAATGTGTCAGAAAGGAGCACTGGCATGACAAAAACACGATCCAGCGGCGTTTCTCAGCATAAATCCTTCGGACTGGTGCTGCAGGCACTCGTAGTCCTGGCCCGTAAAGGGGATACCTGTTCAAGCTGTGAAATGGCCGAGCTGCTCTCCTCTGAGGCGACGCTGCTGAGAAAGACGATGGCTAAGCTCACGCGTGCGCAGATCCTGATAACCAAAGAAGGGCGCGACGGCGGCTACGGCCTTAACCGTGACCCTGAACAGCTGACGCTTGCCGAAATTTATCAGGCTCTTGAAGCAGCGGATACATGCAGCAAAGCGGTGAATGAAACGATGTGCGGCAATGCGCTGGGTGAGCAGATGATGGACGCCTGCGGCGATATTTTTGCGGAAATGGACCGCAGTATGCTGGCTGTGCTGGAAAAATATACACTGGCTGATATGGTGCGCAAGTCTGGTTGTTGACAGGATGCTTTTTTGTGAATTATACTGTGCATAATAAATTACAGTTAAATGTGTAACAGCATAGAGGAGCAGATATTTTTTTGACGTTAACTGTGCTTTTATAAACACAGAATTGGGATCAGGAAGAGGAGGAGTTAGACAATGTCAACGGAATTGAAAGCGGAAGTGGAATTTAATAAGGTGATCCGGGAGCGGCATTCGGTACGGAAGTATGATCCGTCCTGGAAGATTTCCGACGAGGAAATTAAAGAGATTCTGAATGATGCCATTCTGGCCCCGTCCTCATCCAATTTGCAGCCTTGGCGCTTTATCGTGGTTACAGATCAGGAACTGAAGCAGCAGCTGCTGCCAATCGCCTACAACCAGCAGCAGGTCGTTGATTCTTCCGTTACAATCGCTGTTCTTGGAGATATCGAAGCCTACCGCAATGCGGAAAAAATATATGAGTACGCTGAGGCAGCCGGATTCATCACTGCAGAAATAGGCTCAGCGATGGCTAAGCGCAGCAGAGACAGCTATTCGGCCATGCCGGTCCAAAAGCTGAAGGAAATCGCCCTGGTCGACGGCGGCCTGATCTCCATGCAGCTGATGCTGGCAGCCAAGGCAAAGGGTTACGATACCGTACCTATGGGCGGCTTTATTCCCGAAAAATTGCGCGAGCTGTTCAGCATTTCTGAACGTTATGAGCCAGTGATGCTGATCTCTATCGGTAAAGCGGCGGCGGAAGGCCGCTCCACAGCCAGACTGCCGCTGGATGAAGTGACTCATTGGAACGGTTTTGAGGGATAAGCGCGTAATGCAAGGCTGAAAGAAGAGAAGACGGGTCAAGCCGAGCATGGCGGAGACCGGCAACGCCGTGTAAGCCGGAAACAACCGGGCAGATAGCGGTCAGCCTGATAATTCAATAAGATTAAGGAGCAGTTGGCCTATGCTGACTGCTCCTTTTCTTTTGGACAGATGAATTGACAGGCTGCTGTAAACGTTGAACAGGCCGCTAGCCAGCCGAAATTGAGGGAGTAAAGGGGAAAATCCCACAACTCAGGCCGCTGCTGGTCTGATCCCACCGTCAACCACCCGGCACAGACAGCTGCTCCCTAGCTCAGCCGACAGCTATTTCTGGTTTCCCGCGGTTTCTGCTATATTATTGTTAGTGACTGCTGCACAGAAAGGCTTTATGCGGCTGAATAACTATTGTTTGCAGTAAAAACGACCTTTTGTATAAAGCAGCCATCATTAAAGTGTAAGCTCATCAGACAATCAGGAGGGAATCCTTATGATCAAGGTTTATTCCGCGGAATCGGCGCACCAGTTCGATCACGGCTGGCTGAAGGGCAGCCACAGCTTCTCGTTCGGGGATTTCTATGATCCGGACAATACTGCTTTTGGCCCGATGCGTGTCTGCAACGATGATACGATTGCGCCGGGCCGAGGCTTCGGCGCCCATCCGCACAGCGACATGGAGATCGTCTCTATCGTGCTGTCCGGCAAATTACGTCATGAGGACAATCTGGGCAATGTTGCTGAGACGGAGTTTGGCGGCATTCAGCGGATGTCAGCCGGGACCGGCGCAATCCATACCGAACACAATCCTTCGGACACAGAGCCGGTACGGCTGCTGCAGCTGTGGTTTATGCCGCGTACCCGCGGAACGGCACCGTCCTATACAACCGGGCGGTTTGATCCCGCCAAGCTGGAGGGCAAGCTGCTGCCAGTAGTAGCACCAGAACGTGCAGAAGAGATCGTGGACATTGCCCAGGATATGACAATCTATCTGGGCCGGGCTGCGATAGGCCAGGAGCTGGCCTTTGAGCAGGAGGCGGGCCGCCGGATTTTTATTTACTTAATTGAAGGACAGGTTAAGCTGCCGGATGATCAGGTTCTGCGTCCGGGAGACTCGGCCCGGATTGAGGGGAGCAGCAGCCTGAAGCTTACTGCGGAAGAGGATGCCCTGGTCATGGTCATTGATCTGCCGTAACTTAGATCAGTCTTGGTCACGCTTATGTAAACAATCCTATTTTGAAAGGGGGAACCAATGATGCAGCAGCAGGAAAGGGTGCTGGTGAAGCACTCCGTAACCGGACGTATGCTTGTTAACAGCACAGAAGGGCCGACTTATACTTTTAATCCTCAGGGGGAGCTTACACTGATTAAGCTTTACGGTGTAAAGACTGCGCAGGGAGCGGCCGTAGTGGAATTGAAAGCAGAGCTGAACGTGTTCCGGTTTGAAGAGCCGGCGGAGGGCCCGGTTATCAAGCATTGGTATTACGTCGGGGATAATCCCGTCCAGTATGATGCTGATGCAGAATGTCTGAGCATCACCGTACAGTCGGAAATTGAATACCGGCCGGATGAATACTGGGAATAGGGGCGCGTTTGCGCCTCTTTTTTAAATATAAGAATTGATATGTTCTAGACTAGCCGTTTCTGTTTGTCATTACATAGTACGTTATATTGATGTACGCTTTTGGATTTATTTCGCAGGATCTCCTAAGAAAAGGACAAATGATCTTGACAATAAAAGTTGGGTATACTAGCTTTGTTATGAAACGTAACACCTTTAATGAAATGAGACAGGAGAAATGAACACAATGGAATTGTTTACAGCAATGGAGCGGGACGATTACGAGGAACTGCTGTTCTGCCAGGATAAGGCATCAGGTTTGAAGGCAATTATTGCCATTCACGACACTACACTGGGACCGGCGCTGGGCGGGACGAGGATGTGGACCTACGCGACCGAAGAGGCCGCTGTCACTGACGCGCTCCGGCTTGCCAAAGGGATGACCTACAAGAATGCGGCGGCCGGACTGAACCTGGGCGGCGGTAAAACCGTAATCATCGGCGATCCGAAAAAAGACAAGAATGAGGCGATGTTCCGCGCCTTTGGCAGATACATACAAGGACTCAACGGGCGTTATATTACAGCTGAGGATGTCGGAACGACTGAAGCGGATATGGATATTATTCATCAGGAGACGGACTTTGTAACCGGGATCTCGGCTACGTACGGTTCTTCCGGTAATCCGTCACCGGCCACAGCCTTCGGAGTGTATCAGGGGATGAAGGCGGCAGCCAAAGCGGCCTTCGGCAGTGATTCGCTGGCCGGCAGAACGGTTGCGGTACAGGGCGTCGGCAATGTCTCGTTTACGCTGTGCAAATATCTGCATGAAGAAGGGGCAGAGCTGATTGTTACGGATATTAATAAGGAAGCGGTAGCCCGGGCGGTTGAAGCTTATGGCGCCAAGGCAGTCGATCCGGCTGATATTATCAGTGTACAGTGCGATATCTATGCACCTTGCGCACTTGGGGCGACGATTAACGACGAGTCGCTGCCGGTGCTTAAGGCCAAGGTGGTTGCAGGTGCAGCCAATAACCAGCTGAAGGAGCCGCGCCACGGGGATGCCCTGCATGCGATGGGCATCGTCTACGCACCCGATTATGTCATAAACGCCGGCGGCGTGATCAACATTGCCGACGAACTGAACGGCTACAATCAGGAACGTGCTTACAAGCAGGTCAGCAAAATCTATGACAGCATTACA contains these protein-coding regions:
- a CDS encoding MraY family glycosyltransferase yields the protein MIVIFYVLAFLVSFCIVYLLIPPLGRLAFRLDFVDRPREDVERKIHREPIPLTASYAIFIGFFITYLLFARDFSLETLALFIGGVLLLTIGTIDDWYKTKGKDFPALPKFVVQIAAAILVFLSGNAFTGFINPFSGDYVSLPFILQFILTIVWIFGVTTVINFSDGMDGLAGGLTAISAITLFIVALTKGQSASAIMAISLVGVTLAYLRFNKAPAKIFMGDAGATFMGFILAVIALDGAFKQATMLSLFIPILALGVPIFDNIFVVIKRFLQGKAIYQADASQVHYRLLKAGLNQKQVVAVLYLVSVCLSLSSIILLLIET
- a CDS encoding YjjG family noncanonical pyrimidine nucleotidase → MKYDVILFDADDTLFDYGMAEGQAFLNVFTHFGLPAGAQEYADSYQEINRALWADLEAGQITSAALRVERFNRLFVRHNLQYNPEEFSAAYLRFLGEGTFLIQGAVELCGALEGCRLAIITNGFRDVQLSRIKGSPLAETFEQIIISEEAGHQKPGAGIFDYAFDKLGISDKSRVLIVGDSLTSDIRGGINYGIDTCWFNPLAKTNSAGVTPTYEIRELSELLDIVK
- a CDS encoding ring-cleaving dioxygenase, with protein sequence MSLTLKGLHHVSAITAKAPENYKFYTEVLGLRLIKKTVNQDDISVYHLFYGDEAGNPGTELTFFELPNAGRNRDGNNSISALSLRVPDDKALDYWKERFTAFNVDHDAGTADRGGRLTLGFRDHEGQRFLLVSDQNNQGVAGGKPWPASPVPAEYGITGLGPAHLTVEDAEPTTLVLQDLMGFRRKGSYPSPAAGQPDIVVFETGEGGSGAEVHLEERNDLPQERLGRGGVHHVAFRVDNDTELKQWIERIRAVQLPNSGFVDRFYFRSLYFREPNGILFELATDGPGFATDEPLEHLGESLALPPFLEAKREQIEAYLKPLDTRQQS
- a CDS encoding AAC(3) family N-acetyltransferase, producing MHTKISLLNQLKELGINPKGTLLVHSSLKSIGTVEGGADTVLDVLSEYMKDGLLVLPTHTWSYIDAANPRFSVQGSPSCVGVLPELFRKRPGVIRSWHPTHSVAALGRDAEAFTAGDHCWDTPCARGSVYGKLLDREAEIMLLGVDLRRNTFIHGIEEWLDIPGRMTDEPEQLYTVTPDGTEIAVPSRRHCGLSWSQHFWKVEHVLEDGGALRRGQFGDAPVMICGAAETTDILSRMLAVNPDLFGDNEPLNGRFVPEPLPKTSRGLPQYGTGPS
- a CDS encoding RtcB family protein, yielding MNKSIKSHGNNHYQLELPHGSLHVFANQEIFGSFEEKVFEMADNNLRIPRNKYMAYTPDAHVGVGTCIGTTAVWNMKDGMVSPSIVGVDIGCGMRVHTTPLHKRDLQDKEIRRRLIEAIEKYVPTNERVNSNYADIDIMEVVRSGLNGLPEKYIPSPQWITHVEESNFRYDHTALEQLPPKIRKNAHGQLGTLGSGNHFCEIQYLEIAEEHKELAAKWGLFDGGVVVMIHSGSRAWGAMVGREHTKTIKEAMHLWGVTNPDPNLNYAPVSSREGQTYLNLMYSALNFAVTNRHMIAFGVQEGFRELFGPQFEMPVLYDLMHNYALKEFHRGQPMLVHRKGATRALPPGHFLNTPVYKATGHPALIPGSMGTSSYIMLGREEGLKNFYSICHGAGRVRSRRATRLAVTVDEFSQSLRVGTDEEITVNHRSLDTILDECPQAYKDVDQIIDSITGAGLADVVAKCKPMAVIKGI
- a CDS encoding manganese-dependent inorganic pyrophosphatase, whose protein sequence is MEKTLVFGHKNPDTDTICSAIAYAALKKELGWDAEAVRLGEVSGETQFALDQFGVAAPRLVTNVAGEAAQVILVDHNERQQSADGIEQVRVVEVIDHHRIANFETAHPLYYRAEPVGCTATILNKLYKENGVTIPKEIAGLMLSAIISDSLLFKSPTCTEQDVAAARELAEIAGVNAEEYGLDMLKAGADLSDKSIAQLISLDAKEFKMGDYKVEIAQVNAVDVNDVLSKQAELEAALTAIIAEKELDLFLFVVTDILNNDSVGLALGRLAGAVEQAYNVKLDDNKALLRGVVSRKSQIVPVLTETIAKL
- a CDS encoding Rrf2 family transcriptional regulator, with product MTKTRSSGVSQHKSFGLVLQALVVLARKGDTCSSCEMAELLSSEATLLRKTMAKLTRAQILITKEGRDGGYGLNRDPEQLTLAEIYQALEAADTCSKAVNETMCGNALGEQMMDACGDIFAEMDRSMLAVLEKYTLADMVRKSGC
- a CDS encoding nitroreductase family protein; its protein translation is MSTELKAEVEFNKVIRERHSVRKYDPSWKISDEEIKEILNDAILAPSSSNLQPWRFIVVTDQELKQQLLPIAYNQQQVVDSSVTIAVLGDIEAYRNAEKIYEYAEAAGFITAEIGSAMAKRSRDSYSAMPVQKLKEIALVDGGLISMQLMLAAKAKGYDTVPMGGFIPEKLRELFSISERYEPVMLISIGKAAAEGRSTARLPLDEVTHWNGFEG
- a CDS encoding pirin family protein; this translates as MIKVYSAESAHQFDHGWLKGSHSFSFGDFYDPDNTAFGPMRVCNDDTIAPGRGFGAHPHSDMEIVSIVLSGKLRHEDNLGNVAETEFGGIQRMSAGTGAIHTEHNPSDTEPVRLLQLWFMPRTRGTAPSYTTGRFDPAKLEGKLLPVVAPERAEEIVDIAQDMTIYLGRAAIGQELAFEQEAGRRIFIYLIEGQVKLPDDQVLRPGDSARIEGSSSLKLTAEEDALVMVIDLP